In Chitinibacter sp. SCUT-21, a single genomic region encodes these proteins:
- a CDS encoding pseudouridine synthase has translation MLSILYRDDELIAIHKPSNLLVHKTDLDFFETQFALQMLRDQIGQHVYPIHRLDKATSGALLFALNPDMAKLMGEAFANRQVEKHYLALVRGWPAQAGFIDHPLSIRQDDVEARTVIDHKAPQAAQTQFQSLAQFSLDWAVDKYPTSRYALLALQPITGRRHQIRRHLKHLSHPIIGDSTYGKGRHNRAFAEAFEVDRLLLACTRMDFIHPRSAQTIHLHCPLAGDFAHVVLQLDGQNALQQAGLSWDAPTINTPRNRSIWV, from the coding sequence ATGCTTTCCATCCTTTATCGTGATGACGAATTAATTGCCATCCATAAACCGAGTAATTTACTCGTCCATAAAACTGATTTGGACTTCTTTGAAACGCAATTTGCGCTACAAATGTTACGCGACCAAATCGGTCAGCACGTTTATCCTATCCATCGCTTGGACAAAGCCACGTCAGGCGCGCTGTTATTTGCGCTCAATCCTGACATGGCCAAGTTGATGGGCGAAGCCTTTGCCAATCGGCAAGTTGAGAAACATTATTTAGCCCTAGTGCGTGGCTGGCCTGCCCAGGCTGGTTTCATCGATCACCCTCTCTCGATTCGACAAGACGATGTTGAGGCACGCACGGTAATTGACCATAAAGCACCGCAAGCGGCGCAAACGCAGTTTCAAAGCTTGGCGCAGTTTTCATTAGATTGGGCCGTTGATAAATATCCCACCAGCCGCTATGCGCTGCTCGCACTGCAACCCATCACCGGGCGACGCCATCAAATTCGTCGCCATTTAAAACACTTGAGCCATCCGATTATCGGCGATAGCACCTATGGCAAAGGTCGCCACAATCGCGCTTTTGCCGAAGCATTTGAAGTCGATCGCCTATTGCTCGCATGCACCAGAATGGATTTTATCCACCCACGCAGTGCTCAAACCATTCATTTACATTGCCCATTGGCTGGCGATTTTGCCCATGTGGTGTTACAACTTGATGGACAAAATGCGTTGCAACAAGCGGGGCTAAGTTGGGACGCCCCAACGATTAACACTCCGCGCAATCGCTCGATCTGGGTGTAA
- the glnE gene encoding bifunctional [glutamate--ammonia ligase]-adenylyl-L-tyrosine phosphorylase/[glutamate--ammonia-ligase] adenylyltransferase: MHNRVNDMTDDQIASHPQLAAAQAHSRYVQRLFLCKPTLAQATADQIDHVFTREQMQAQLQSQPYHSDEELSLQLRLLRQAVMARLIAREINGLSDLTEAMHTISDLAEVAIETALAWVSQADERFGQPIGEETGTVQQLIVVGMGKLGGRELNVSSDIDLIFIYPEDGETNGRRKISNHEYFVNIGKRLIRLIGDTDANGFVFRVDMRLRPFGDSGPLVSSFAALENYLLTQGREWERYAWIKGRALTGDEPSVKGLMDLITPFVYRKYLDYGAYHSMRELHSQIRREVERKDRLENIKLGPGGIREIEFIGQVFQLIRGGRNKTLRTRATQEILALLADQGNLPATTVAELQAAYIFLRDVEHRIMYLDDAQTQMLPSTAEDQQRLARSMGFADWPEFKAALEAHRQIVSSHFEAVFLQPDQNTLEGNEQEVQIDTFSEGNTPYYQQLGYQNPADIERRLLAMQDSGKYRQMPDRCRRRLDAILPNLIATAAQFDKPDATLTRLLDLLDAISRRESYLALLAEHPQTLKRLASLYSASPWVSEYLTRHPILLDELLDIRLLHQEPEWEKLGRLLRAEIAELADDVEARMDCLRHFQHTQIFRLVSQDLAGLLPLEKLSDHLSDLADLILNVALEQAWKDLPNKHRDQPLFAIIGYGKLGGKELGFASDLDIVYLYNDADANAADIYARLAKRIVNWLTSTTSAGQLYDIDLRLRPNGSSGLLVSTIEAFEQYQQQSAWVWEHQAITRARFCAGDAQVGASFETIRHHILCQQRNIPDLQAEVLNMRNKMLETHPALPSDVKHLRGGIVDIEFIVQFLILAHAAQIPALTANSGNIALLDTAAQHNLIDRQAAEHARTAYRELRRLQHRHRLTGKELNIDMIAPLEPQLTAVHSLWQQLFPE; encoded by the coding sequence TTGCACAACAGAGTAAACGACATGACCGATGACCAGATTGCATCTCACCCTCAACTTGCTGCCGCCCAAGCTCACAGCCGTTACGTGCAACGTTTATTTCTCTGCAAGCCCACGCTAGCGCAAGCAACAGCCGATCAAATCGATCACGTTTTTACCCGTGAACAAATGCAAGCCCAACTACAAAGCCAGCCCTACCACAGCGATGAAGAATTATCGCTACAGCTGCGCCTATTGCGGCAAGCGGTCATGGCTCGATTAATTGCGCGAGAAATTAATGGCTTATCGGACCTCACCGAAGCGATGCACACGATTTCGGATTTAGCCGAGGTGGCGATTGAAACTGCCTTAGCGTGGGTCAGCCAAGCGGATGAACGTTTTGGCCAACCCATCGGCGAAGAAACCGGCACGGTGCAGCAATTGATTGTCGTTGGCATGGGCAAGCTTGGTGGGCGCGAGCTGAATGTCTCGTCTGATATTGATCTGATTTTTATTTACCCCGAAGACGGTGAAACCAATGGGCGGCGCAAAATCAGTAATCACGAGTATTTCGTCAATATTGGCAAGCGTTTGATCCGCCTAATTGGTGATACCGACGCCAATGGTTTTGTATTTCGCGTTGATATGCGCTTGCGCCCTTTTGGCGATTCTGGCCCCTTGGTCAGCAGCTTTGCCGCGCTGGAAAATTATTTACTGACCCAAGGCCGCGAATGGGAGCGCTACGCGTGGATCAAAGGCCGAGCCTTGACGGGCGACGAGCCCAGCGTGAAGGGCTTAATGGATTTGATCACGCCTTTTGTCTACCGCAAATACCTCGATTACGGCGCCTATCACTCGATGCGCGAGTTGCACAGCCAAATTCGCCGCGAAGTGGAACGCAAAGACCGGCTAGAAAATATCAAGCTTGGCCCAGGGGGTATACGTGAAATTGAATTTATTGGCCAAGTATTCCAGCTAATACGGGGGGGGCGTAATAAAACCCTCAGAACTCGTGCCACGCAGGAAATTTTAGCACTATTGGCTGATCAAGGTAATCTACCGGCAACCACCGTAGCTGAGCTGCAAGCGGCGTATATTTTCTTGCGCGATGTAGAGCACCGCATCATGTACCTTGATGATGCGCAAACGCAAATGCTGCCCAGTACCGCTGAGGATCAACAACGCTTAGCGCGTAGCATGGGCTTTGCCGATTGGCCTGAATTTAAGGCCGCGCTGGAGGCGCATCGCCAGATTGTCAGCAGCCATTTTGAAGCGGTCTTTCTGCAACCCGATCAAAATACCCTAGAGGGGAATGAACAAGAAGTTCAAATTGATACTTTCTCAGAAGGAAATACCCCCTATTACCAGCAATTGGGCTATCAAAATCCTGCCGATATCGAACGCCGCCTACTGGCGATGCAAGACAGCGGCAAATATCGCCAAATGCCTGATCGCTGCCGTCGTCGGCTCGATGCCATTTTGCCCAATCTGATCGCTACGGCGGCTCAATTTGATAAGCCCGATGCCACCTTAACGCGCTTGCTCGATTTACTCGACGCAATTAGCCGTCGTGAATCGTATCTGGCTTTACTGGCCGAACATCCACAAACACTAAAACGGCTCGCCAGTCTATACAGCGCCAGCCCTTGGGTATCGGAATACCTCACCCGCCACCCGATTTTGCTCGACGAATTACTCGATATTCGCCTGCTGCATCAAGAGCCAGAGTGGGAAAAACTTGGCCGCCTGTTACGTGCTGAAATTGCAGAATTAGCCGACGATGTTGAAGCACGAATGGATTGCCTGCGTCATTTTCAGCACACGCAAATTTTCCGCTTGGTATCACAAGATTTGGCAGGATTACTGCCGCTGGAAAAACTATCCGATCACTTATCTGATCTGGCCGATTTGATTTTAAATGTTGCACTAGAACAGGCTTGGAAAGATCTGCCGAACAAACATCGTGATCAACCATTATTTGCCATCATTGGTTACGGCAAACTTGGCGGTAAAGAGTTGGGCTTTGCCTCTGATTTGGACATTGTTTATCTGTATAACGATGCCGACGCCAATGCCGCCGACATTTACGCCCGCTTGGCCAAACGCATCGTCAATTGGCTAACCTCAACTACCAGTGCAGGCCAACTCTACGATATTGATTTGCGCCTGCGACCCAATGGCTCATCCGGCCTGTTGGTCTCAACGATTGAAGCCTTTGAGCAATACCAGCAACAATCCGCCTGGGTTTGGGAGCATCAAGCCATTACCCGTGCGCGATTTTGCGCTGGGGATGCGCAAGTTGGCGCAAGCTTTGAAACGATCCGCCATCACATTCTGTGTCAGCAGCGCAATATCCCCGATTTGCAGGCTGAAGTGCTCAATATGCGGAATAAAATGCTCGAAACGCACCCAGCCCTCCCTAGCGATGTGAAGCATTTACGGGGCGGCATTGTTGATATTGAATTTATTGTGCAGTTCTTAATTCTAGCGCACGCAGCACAAATCCCGGCACTGACCGCCAACAGTGGCAATATCGCCTTACTTGATACCGCGGCACAACATAATTTAATTGATCGCCAAGCTGCCGAACACGCCCGAACCGCGTATCGCGAACTACGGCGTTTACAGCACCGTCATCGCTTGACCGGCAAGGAGCTGAATATCGACATGATTGCCCCATTAGAGCCGCAATTAACTGCAGTACATAGCTTGTGGCAACAATTGTTTCCTGAGTAA
- a CDS encoding TIGR02099 family protein: MSLAFLRQLKVLTARITHWHLRWLARLALTLLLLLTICGLTWQFYAVPRLNDYKPWLEQQLTQTIGAPIKIASLSGGWRGIRPQLTITRFQLINSQQQAMLQFERMEGTLSWWQLLLGELNFSHLHLQAPQLDVLRLKNGQWQVAGITLATNQSTAEAVPHDGQFLNWLLEQGELSIAQGVLRLSDQRGEFPALSANNVQLNVENWFSRHQAVLQFSPTQLAGAPVEISANLQGEDIKQLSAWSGWVKLNLPQANLSHAAPWLSPLFPQFKVQSGRGALALKLELSAGILDGVDADLQLTDWRLQLPEQAQLNLPLFDGRILWRLSEQQRTLELRAKQIRTADTLLCQQCELQYLQTKAKQSLTARNWSLAGLNAYSAFLPESLAQFRHAKLAGNLTKFNIEWPGDWPLNKAAKTPDLSALTLEVEGRSLAWDQLGQWPSGQGFDIDLMLEPKGGRLKIIGEQAQLVYPAHFLEAMNFARLHSEFDWQQEGKGWQLNLKGFKAISPELELSAQGQYWWPGHGMGQVDLTANIERLNANRVYAYLPRVLGDDVLVWLKTSLLAGQAKKGQLRWRGDVAQFPYTLGTAAAKTGQFTVKTQAENVTIHYGNDWPMITKVDGQVTIDGMQLNVDAQRGDITGTALEAVKVTIPNLEFNQHILVDGKVKGQTAHFLDFVQNSPVRLATQGFLDELTAQGLGELDLKLDIPIEDFEKTKIDGLYRFNANQLNFGASIPPLSQAKGAVRFTEASMKVLPSTANALGGSVQLQGDTDAQGALNLALKGQGDLAQALQYYLPPLSPWLQGKVPFAANLKVDSDKFALNLASDLIGGLVYLPAPLAKSAAQIRPFKLKVSDDKGLTRVDFTYAKDLQAAFLLGDDASSMRGKVLLVQEGTNLAEVITLPVKGLQIGGAWPALNVNDWLPVLPGQSMPSTVERKTAAMSSPTIIIDQLGFEQLSLGGQLLNDVRLSGQMNSQGLQANLLSRQIAGDVQWLSSQNRVSAHLSKLWLPLKNAPTHAASDRGAKILKLPPVVESTTKSALDEWLSWPAIHMVADDFRFKNVELGKLTLKSRPQERSIEFDELSLRNADGQISLAGQWLKQNSWERTQAKVKIDSPNMGKLLLRIGYPEAMKAAPLILHGDGQWQGAPWRPAWDTVSGKLNLNIGAGQFIQLEPGVGRFLSILSLQALPRRLKLDFSDVFSSGFEFDEISGTALIEQGVARTSDLKINGPAAKVRFSGDANFVAGTQNLRVRIVPSIGGAVALGVGVLNPIAGLATLAVQSVMDNPLGELLAYEFQIDGSMSDPQIKKVGVKPESPKIK, encoded by the coding sequence ATGTCCTTGGCTTTTTTGCGTCAGCTCAAAGTACTGACTGCACGTATTACACACTGGCATCTAAGATGGCTAGCGCGTTTAGCATTAACTTTGCTGCTACTGCTGACAATCTGCGGCTTGACGTGGCAATTTTACGCTGTTCCTCGTTTGAATGATTACAAGCCTTGGCTGGAACAGCAGCTCACGCAAACTATTGGTGCACCTATCAAGATTGCTAGCTTGAGCGGGGGCTGGCGTGGGATCCGCCCACAATTAACGATTACGCGTTTTCAGCTGATCAATTCGCAGCAGCAAGCCATGCTGCAGTTCGAGCGCATGGAGGGCACCCTGTCTTGGTGGCAGTTATTGCTCGGTGAGCTCAATTTTAGCCATCTGCATTTGCAGGCACCGCAATTAGACGTGCTGCGCTTGAAAAACGGTCAATGGCAAGTAGCTGGAATCACTCTTGCAACAAATCAATCGACTGCCGAAGCTGTACCACACGATGGCCAATTTTTAAATTGGTTGCTTGAGCAGGGCGAACTCTCGATTGCCCAAGGTGTGTTGCGCCTGAGCGATCAGCGCGGTGAGTTTCCGGCGCTCAGTGCCAATAATGTGCAGCTGAATGTGGAAAACTGGTTTTCCCGACACCAGGCGGTATTGCAGTTCTCTCCCACGCAACTGGCTGGTGCTCCCGTTGAAATTAGCGCCAATTTGCAGGGGGAGGACATCAAGCAGTTGAGTGCGTGGTCAGGGTGGGTGAAATTAAACTTGCCTCAGGCCAATTTAAGCCATGCCGCACCTTGGCTGTCACCCCTATTTCCTCAGTTCAAGGTTCAATCAGGGCGAGGTGCGCTAGCGCTGAAGCTTGAGCTAAGTGCAGGGATATTGGACGGTGTTGATGCTGATTTGCAACTCACGGATTGGCGTTTGCAATTACCGGAGCAAGCTCAACTAAACCTTCCATTGTTTGATGGCCGTATTTTATGGCGGCTTAGTGAGCAACAACGCACCCTGGAGCTTCGTGCTAAGCAGATTCGCACCGCCGACACACTCTTGTGCCAGCAGTGTGAGCTGCAATATCTCCAAACAAAAGCTAAGCAATCACTGACCGCAAGAAATTGGTCACTTGCGGGACTCAATGCTTACAGTGCATTTTTACCCGAATCGCTAGCCCAATTTCGCCATGCGAAATTAGCAGGAAATCTAACTAAATTTAACATTGAATGGCCAGGTGATTGGCCATTGAATAAGGCGGCAAAAACCCCAGATCTTTCCGCGCTCACGCTTGAAGTGGAAGGCCGTAGTTTGGCTTGGGATCAGCTCGGACAATGGCCATCCGGCCAAGGTTTTGACATTGATTTAATGCTCGAGCCTAAAGGGGGGCGATTAAAAATAATTGGCGAGCAAGCCCAGCTGGTGTATCCCGCGCATTTTTTGGAAGCGATGAATTTTGCTCGTCTCCATAGCGAGTTTGATTGGCAGCAAGAAGGCAAGGGCTGGCAATTGAACCTAAAAGGGTTTAAAGCCATTAGTCCTGAGTTGGAACTGAGTGCGCAGGGCCAATATTGGTGGCCAGGGCATGGGATGGGTCAGGTTGATCTGACTGCCAATATTGAGCGCTTGAATGCGAACCGGGTCTACGCCTATTTGCCGCGGGTGCTGGGCGATGATGTACTGGTGTGGCTAAAAACGTCGCTGCTTGCGGGGCAAGCTAAAAAAGGTCAGTTGCGCTGGCGAGGTGATGTGGCACAGTTTCCATATACCTTGGGTACGGCTGCGGCGAAAACAGGCCAATTTACTGTCAAAACGCAAGCTGAGAATGTCACGATTCACTACGGTAATGATTGGCCTATGATCACCAAGGTGGATGGCCAAGTGACTATCGACGGCATGCAACTGAATGTGGATGCACAACGCGGGGATATCACGGGTACCGCACTTGAAGCTGTTAAAGTCACGATCCCAAATCTTGAGTTCAACCAACATATTCTCGTTGATGGCAAAGTTAAAGGACAAACTGCGCATTTTTTAGATTTTGTCCAAAACAGCCCCGTCCGCTTAGCAACGCAGGGATTCTTGGACGAGTTAACTGCGCAAGGTTTGGGTGAGCTCGATTTAAAACTCGATATTCCAATCGAGGATTTTGAAAAAACTAAAATCGATGGCTTATATCGATTTAATGCCAATCAGCTCAATTTTGGCGCATCAATTCCGCCTTTATCGCAAGCCAAAGGAGCTGTTCGATTTACCGAAGCAAGTATGAAAGTTTTGCCCTCAACGGCCAATGCATTGGGTGGTAGCGTGCAGCTACAGGGCGACACTGACGCGCAAGGTGCGCTGAATTTGGCGTTGAAAGGGCAGGGCGATTTAGCGCAAGCATTACAATATTATTTGCCACCACTTAGCCCTTGGTTACAAGGGAAAGTGCCGTTTGCCGCGAATCTCAAAGTAGATTCTGACAAATTTGCGCTTAATTTAGCATCGGATCTTATCGGCGGCTTGGTGTATTTACCTGCGCCTTTAGCCAAATCCGCGGCACAAATACGCCCTTTTAAATTGAAAGTCAGTGATGATAAAGGTCTGACCAGAGTTGACTTTACCTATGCTAAAGACCTGCAGGCGGCCTTTTTGCTTGGTGACGACGCCAGTTCGATGCGCGGCAAAGTGCTGTTAGTCCAAGAGGGGACTAATTTGGCCGAGGTCATCACCTTGCCAGTCAAAGGCCTACAAATTGGTGGAGCCTGGCCTGCGCTTAATGTCAACGATTGGCTTCCTGTATTGCCGGGACAAAGTATGCCAAGCACGGTTGAGCGCAAAACAGCTGCGATGAGTAGTCCAACAATCATCATTGATCAATTAGGTTTTGAGCAATTGAGCCTAGGTGGGCAGTTACTCAATGATGTGCGTTTATCAGGGCAAATGAACAGCCAAGGCTTGCAAGCGAATTTACTTAGCCGGCAAATCGCGGGTGACGTGCAATGGCTCAGTAGTCAAAACCGCGTATCTGCTCATTTGAGCAAACTATGGCTGCCGCTGAAAAATGCACCGACTCACGCCGCCAGTGATCGAGGTGCCAAAATATTAAAATTGCCACCGGTAGTGGAATCAACAACGAAATCGGCATTAGATGAGTGGCTCAGTTGGCCTGCGATCCATATGGTTGCGGATGATTTTCGCTTTAAAAATGTTGAATTGGGCAAATTAACCTTAAAAAGTCGACCACAAGAACGCAGCATTGAGTTTGACGAGCTGAGCTTGCGTAACGCGGATGGTCAGATCAGTTTGGCTGGTCAATGGTTAAAGCAAAATAGCTGGGAACGTACACAGGCCAAGGTGAAAATTGATTCTCCCAATATGGGTAAATTGCTATTACGTATCGGTTACCCAGAAGCTATGAAGGCTGCGCCGCTTATCTTGCATGGTGATGGTCAATGGCAAGGGGCACCTTGGCGACCCGCATGGGACACCGTTAGCGGTAAGTTAAATTTAAATATCGGTGCCGGGCAATTTATTCAGCTCGAACCTGGTGTTGGGCGCTTTTTATCGATTTTGAGTTTGCAAGCCTTGCCTCGTCGCTTAAAACTCGATTTTAGTGACGTATTTAGCTCGGGTTTTGAATTTGATGAAATCAGTGGCACAGCGCTCATCGAACAGGGTGTAGCACGAACCAGTGATTTGAAGATCAATGGGCCGGCGGCCAAAGTGCGTTTTAGTGGTGACGCCAATTTTGTCGCCGGAACTCAAAACTTGCGGGTACGGATAGTCCCCAGTATTGGCGGCGCAGTTGCGCTTGGTGTCGGGGTGCTGAATCCGATTGCAGGTTTGGCCACATTAGCGGTGCAATCAGTGATGGACAATCCCTTGGGTGAGTTATTGGCATATGAATTTCAGATTGACGGCAGCATGAGTGATCCGCAAATTAAAAAAGTGGGCGTTAAGCCTG
- a CDS encoding sugar ABC transporter permease, which translates to MSTPHAHYGFAERWLPRLVLAPSFLLTLIFLYGFIAWNGYLSFTNSRLLPNYEWAGLVQYATLFENERWWVAVRNLGAFAVLFIGGAMAIGITLAILLDQKVRGEGAIRTLYLYPMALSFVVTGTAWKWMLNPGLGLEKLMHDWGFTSFTFDWLVNSEMSIYTVVIAGLWQSSGFVMALFLAGLRGVDDSIIKAAQIDGASLPRIYWKIILPALRPVVFSTLMILSHIAIKSFDLVMALTGGGPGFSSDLPATFMYSMAFTRGQTGLGAASAMMMLATVAAIVVPYLYSELRKEQNG; encoded by the coding sequence ATGTCTACGCCTCACGCCCATTACGGGTTCGCCGAGCGCTGGCTGCCGCGCCTTGTCTTGGCGCCATCCTTTTTATTAACGCTGATATTTCTATACGGCTTTATCGCGTGGAACGGTTATCTGTCATTTACCAATTCTCGCTTGCTACCCAATTATGAATGGGCGGGCTTGGTGCAATACGCCACCTTGTTTGAAAACGAACGCTGGTGGGTGGCGGTGCGTAATTTGGGTGCTTTTGCCGTGCTGTTTATCGGTGGCGCGATGGCCATCGGCATCACACTGGCCATTTTGCTCGATCAAAAAGTGCGCGGAGAAGGCGCGATTCGTACGCTGTATCTGTACCCGATGGCTTTGTCTTTCGTGGTAACGGGCACGGCTTGGAAGTGGATGCTCAACCCCGGCTTGGGTTTGGAAAAGCTGATGCACGATTGGGGCTTTACCAGCTTTACCTTTGACTGGTTGGTCAATTCTGAAATGTCGATTTACACCGTCGTTATTGCCGGTTTATGGCAATCGTCGGGCTTTGTGATGGCGCTATTTTTGGCGGGGTTACGCGGCGTCGATGATTCGATCATTAAAGCGGCGCAAATCGACGGCGCCAGCCTACCGCGCATTTACTGGAAGATCATCTTGCCAGCGCTGCGTCCGGTGGTGTTCTCGACCTTAATGATTTTGTCGCATATCGCGATCAAGAGCTTTGACTTGGTGATGGCTTTAACTGGTGGCGGCCCCGGCTTTTCATCAGATTTACCCGCGACCTTTATGTACTCAATGGCGTTTACCCGCGGCCAGACTGGCCTAGGTGCAGCCAGCGCGATGATGATGCTGGCAACCGTGGCGGCCATCGTTGTGCCGTATTTATATTCAGAATTAAGGAAAGAGCAAAATGGCTAA
- a CDS encoding carbohydrate ABC transporter permease — protein sequence MANSDRVWRFALYGALLFAAAYYLLPLYVMVTTSVKSVDEIRLGNLLSLPTAITFDAWSKAWSSACTGVSCNGLSAYFWNSVQMVIPAVAISTMLGAINGYVLSKWRFRGSEVVFAMILFGVFMPFQVLLLPMAQTLGSVGLANTTAGLVFVHVVCGTASTTLFFRNYYVGIPDELIKAARLDGAGFWRIFWRIILPMSTPIIMVTLIWQFTQIWNDFLFGVVFASGDAQPITVGLNNLANTSTSVKEYNVDMAAALIAALPTIVVYVFAGKYFVRGLTAGAVKG from the coding sequence ATGGCTAATTCTGATCGTGTTTGGCGTTTTGCCCTCTATGGTGCATTGCTGTTTGCCGCCGCGTATTACCTGTTGCCCTTGTATGTGATGGTGACGACATCGGTGAAAAGCGTCGATGAAATTCGTCTTGGTAATTTATTGTCGCTACCGACAGCGATCACCTTTGATGCATGGAGCAAAGCTTGGAGCAGCGCGTGTACTGGCGTGAGTTGCAATGGCTTGTCGGCCTACTTTTGGAACTCGGTGCAAATGGTGATTCCCGCCGTCGCAATCTCGACGATGCTCGGCGCGATTAATGGCTATGTGCTATCGAAATGGCGCTTTCGCGGTTCTGAAGTGGTGTTCGCGATGATTCTGTTTGGTGTGTTTATGCCCTTCCAAGTGTTGTTGCTACCAATGGCGCAGACTTTGGGTTCAGTCGGTTTGGCTAATACGACGGCGGGGCTGGTGTTTGTGCACGTGGTGTGCGGCACGGCGTCAACCACCTTGTTTTTCCGTAATTACTACGTCGGTATTCCGGATGAGTTGATCAAAGCTGCGCGACTGGATGGGGCCGGTTTCTGGCGCATTTTCTGGCGCATTATTTTGCCGATGAGTACCCCGATCATCATGGTGACCTTGATCTGGCAATTTACCCAAATTTGGAATGATTTCTTATTTGGCGTGGTGTTTGCCTCGGGCGATGCGCAACCGATCACCGTGGGTTTGAATAATTTGGCCAATACATCAACCAGCGTGAAGGAATACAACGTGGATATGGCTGCGGCGCTGATTGCCGCTTTGCCAACCATTGTGGTGTATGTGTTTGCTGGTAAGTACTTCGTCCGTGGTTTAACAGCGGGTGCGGTTAAAGGTTAA
- the ugpC gene encoding sn-glycerol-3-phosphate ABC transporter ATP-binding protein UgpC, protein MGALAIKNVTKSFGDTHILKGIDIDIDAGEFLILVGPSGCGKSTLMNIIAGLEQATSGEVHIADRVVNNVAPKDRDIAMVFQSYALYPTMNVRQNIAFGMETRGVPKAEQDATIARVAKMLQIDHLLERKPSALSGGQRQRVAMGRALARDPKLFLFDEPLSNLDAKLRVEMRVEIKQLHQRLKTTIVYVTHDQIEAMTLGDKIAVMKDGFIQQFGSPQDIYERPANLFVASFIGSPSMNFIPCHVVQQGEQIGVTLQGNGVPQFIALNDRPELKQRVGQKVILGVRPEQWDVEHSDHALQCLVKITEPTGPDTMVYSEVNGVEMIARVHPRAATAIGTSLPLLLDVKKVVLFDPETELRIA, encoded by the coding sequence ATGGGCGCTTTAGCCATTAAAAATGTCACCAAAAGTTTTGGCGACACGCACATCTTAAAAGGCATCGATATTGATATTGACGCGGGTGAGTTTTTGATTTTGGTCGGGCCATCAGGTTGTGGCAAATCGACGCTGATGAATATCATCGCCGGGCTTGAGCAGGCGACATCCGGCGAAGTGCATATTGCCGATCGCGTGGTGAATAATGTGGCGCCAAAAGATCGTGATATCGCGATGGTGTTCCAAAGCTACGCCTTATACCCCACGATGAATGTGCGACAAAACATCGCCTTTGGTATGGAAACCCGTGGCGTGCCCAAGGCCGAGCAAGACGCAACCATTGCCCGCGTGGCGAAGATGTTGCAAATCGACCATTTGCTCGAACGTAAACCCTCGGCGCTATCGGGTGGTCAGCGCCAGCGGGTGGCGATGGGGCGCGCTTTGGCGCGTGACCCGAAGCTGTTTTTGTTTGACGAGCCGCTGTCGAACTTGGACGCGAAGCTGCGCGTGGAAATGCGCGTTGAAATCAAACAATTGCACCAGCGCTTAAAAACCACGATTGTTTACGTGACGCACGATCAAATCGAAGCGATGACTTTGGGCGACAAAATCGCGGTGATGAAAGATGGCTTCATCCAGCAATTTGGCTCGCCGCAAGATATTTACGAGCGCCCGGCCAATTTATTTGTCGCCAGCTTTATTGGCTCGCCATCGATGAATTTCATCCCTTGCCATGTGGTGCAACAGGGCGAACAAATTGGTGTCACCTTGCAAGGCAATGGCGTGCCGCAATTTATTGCACTCAATGACAGGCCCGAATTGAAACAGCGTGTGGGGCAAAAAGTGATTTTGGGTGTGCGCCCTGAGCAGTGGGACGTCGAGCATAGCGATCATGCTTTGCAATGCCTGGTTAAAATCACTGAGCCAACAGGACCCGACACGATGGTGTATAGCGAAGTGAACGGCGTTGAAATGATCGCCCGTGTGCACCCGCGCGCGGCCACTGCGATTGGTACTTCTTTGCCCTTGTTGCTCGATGTGAAGAAAGTGGTGTTGTTTGACCCCGAAACCGAACTGCGGATTGCTTAA